The following coding sequences lie in one Panicum virgatum strain AP13 chromosome 6N, P.virgatum_v5, whole genome shotgun sequence genomic window:
- the LOC120678215 gene encoding uncharacterized protein LOC120678215 — protein MFALFISLLMVRKRSNACINIDSSQDCDFVESEDIFDSEDENQSDASHGIDHSYDGDHESLKRAAYKEVLKDFAEIKILKRKLALSLSREETNSNSVKPSKDDFTRFSVSTFSSVVESLTPENRKVIEDFGFGSLLHFDWCFVPNKFVKWLVLDLMKLVADSVATDDDNNDEYSSQDVNAASQHQNCPNDVTVKDVDVSDHVLCSQHQPFNEYDNSFSAAITNDGQIKSSPYVSGDTTVRDLKKPATLPTPNLSHANINTQKANLDVPSVVARVMEKLTRNNSCTPPSAHKTTPRFVPPPSGYPPTHPVYQSLSQKHESTPPPQPRQSPQMKPLVDSSNFDRSKHLKQSDNSEVDGDSSSDVIMIDIENRYAPDSISPSPVPGMRRFSIRQKFPGKENICPASSQRPCPDVEIIDERSLSDTVIRMTRRSDEIYNSNLLKSGNNANTPAGSGSLADHLNHQLSMPSQPYRISDSTTGGKLPIHGPRRFAKPA, from the exons ATGTTTGCTCTTTTTATTTCTCTTCTGATGGTTCGGAAGAGGTCCAATGCTTGTATCAATATCGATAGTTCTCAAGATTGTGATTTCGTCGAGTCTGAAGATATCTTTGATTCAGAAGATGAAAACCAAAGTGATGCTTCTCATGGGATTGAT CATTCTTATGATGGTGATCACGAAAGTCTTAAACGAGCTGCTTATAAGGAAGTTCTTAAGGAT tttgcagagatcaaaattttaaaaaggaAGCTGGCATTGTCTCTTAGTCGTGag GAGACTAATTCTAATTCTGTCAAGCCCAGCAAAGATGATTTCACAAGATTTTCTGTGTCTACTTTCTCATCAGTTGTTGAGTCATTAACCCCTGAGAATAGGAAGGTTATTGAAGACTTTGGTTTTGGCAGTCTACTTCATTTTGATTGGTGTTTTGTACCAAACAAATTTGTGAAGTGG TTGGTTTTAGATCTTATGAAGCTTGTTGCTGATTCTGTTGCCACTGATGATGATAATAATGATGAGTACAGTTCTCAAGATGTTAATGCTGCTTCCCAACATCAGAACTGTCCTAATGATGTTACTGTTAAAGATGtag aTGTCTCTGATCATGTCCTCTGCTCCCAACACCAACCCTTCAATGAATATGATAACTCCTTTTCAGCTGCAATTACTAATGATGGTCAG ATCAAATCCTCTCCTTATGTTTCCGGTGATACTACTGTTCGTGATTTGAAAAAACCAGCTACTTTACCCACTCCTAATTTGTCTCATGCAAATATCAACACTCAGAAAGCCAAT cTTGATGTTCCATCTGTTGTTGCAAGAGTCATGGAGAAGTTGACTAGAAACA ATTCATGCACTCCTCCATCTGCCCATAAAACTACCCCAAGATTTGTCCCACCACCATCTGGCTATCCTCCTACCC ATCCTGTATATCAGTCTTTAAGCCAAAAACATGAATCCacacctcctcctcaaccaagaCAGTCCCCTCAAATGAAACCTCTTGTTGACTCATCAAATTTTGATCGTTCTAAACATTTGAAGCAGTCAGATAATTCTGAAGTCGATGGTGATTCTTCTAGTGATGTTATCATGATTGACATTGAAAACAGATATGCTCCCGATTCGATTTCTCCTTCCCCAGTTCCTGGAATGCGTAGATTTTCAATTCGTCAG AAATTTCCTGGGAAAGAGAATATTTGTCCTGCTTCCTCCCAAAGA CCCTGCCCAGATGTCGAAATCATTGATGAAAGAAGTTTATCTGATACTGTTATTCGTATGACTAGAAGATCTGATGAGATATATAATTCCAACCTTCTGAAATCTGGAAACAATGCAAATACTCCTGCAGGCAGTGGTTCTTTAGCTGATCATTTGAATCATCAGCTTTCTATGCCTTCCCAGCCTTACAGGATTTCTGATTCAACAACTGGTGGCAAATTGCCTATTCATGGTCCAAGGAGGTTTGCCAAACCAGCTTGA
- the LOC120677755 gene encoding cytochrome c oxidase assembly protein COX15-like isoform X1 produces MGSRVAAALLRRGRDQASALMIPRLAPRSAPAPAVPRIGSGSGSGSGFGGGGCLLPPRSGTTGAFSSASRFVPFHAFRSLAPKTSLGQCTRQMSTATAALNSTMANGAANSGLKLLVTKGPQAQKAIGIWLFGCAAWVFSLVILGGITRLTRSGLSMTDWKFTGEIPPVSNEAWLLGFEKYKQSPEYKRVNKGMSLEDFKFIYWMEYAHRMWGRALGFVFAGPFAYFIAKGYVTHQLGLRLSALFALGGAQGLIGWWMVKSGLEEPTSEYVQPRVSPYRLATHLTSAFVIYCGILWTALSVVMPDPPTGSMSWVDGAAKIRKLAIPVSAVVGITAISGAFVAGNDAGHAYNSFPKMGDTWIPEDVFSMEPFIRNFFENTSTVQLNHRILATTTLLSVARLWLAARKIDMHPAVKSLIGSTLGMAALQVTLGISTLLMYVPTSLGSAHQAGALTLLSLMILLTHTLRRPSPTLLKSFAAAAKPN; encoded by the exons ATGGGGAGCAGGGTGGCCGCGGCGCTGCTCCGGCGTGGCAGGGACCAGGCCTCGGCTCTGATGATCCCCCGCCTGGCCCCGCGgagcgcccccgcccccgctgtTCCCAGGATCGGATCCGGAtccggctccggctctggcttcggcggcggcggatgcctCCTACCCCCGCGGTCGGGGACAACGggggccttctcctccgcttCGCGATTCGTCCCCTTCCATGCCTTCCGCTCCCTCGCCCCCAAG ACCTCACTGGGCCAATGCACAAGACAAATGTCAACTGCCACAGCAGCATTGAATTCAACGATGGCCAATGGAGCAGCAAATTCTGGATTGAAGTTACTTGTTACAAAAGGGCCTCAAGCACAGAAGGCTATTGGGATATGGCTTTTTGGCTGTGCTGCCTGGGTGTTTAGCTTGGTCATACTCGGAGGAATAACTCGGCTTACACGTTCTGGTCTGTCAATGACTGATTGGAAGTTCACTGGGGAAATACCTCCAGTATCAAATGAGGCTTGGCTGCTGGGATTTGAGAAATACAAGCAGTCGCCTGAGTACAAGAG GGTGAACAAAGGAATGAGCCTTGAGGATTTTAAATTTATATACTGGATGGAGTACGCACACAGAATGTGGGGAAGAGCTTTAGGCTTTGTATTTGCGGGTCCTTTTGCGTACTTTATTGCAAAAGGGTATGTGACCCACCAACTTGGGCTCAGGCTGTCAGCTCTATTTGCACTTGGTGGTGCTCAAGGGTTGATTGGCTGGTGGATGGTGAAAAGTGGTCTTGAG GAACCAACATCTGAGTATGTTCAACCCAGGGTTAGCCCTTACAGGTTGGCAACTCATCTAACATCTGCGTTTGTTATATACTGTGGTATATTGTGGACTGCTTTGTCAGTAGTGATGCCAGATCCTCCAACAGGATCAATGAGTTGGGTAGATGGCGCAGCAAAAATTAGGAAGTTGGCTATTCCTGTCAGTGCTGTCGTAGGCATTACTGCCATATCTGGAGCATTTGTTGCAGGCAATGATGCA GGGCACGCATACAATTCATTCCCAAAGATGGGTGACACTTGGATTCCCGAAGATGTATTTAGTATGGAGCCTTTCATACGCAATTTTTTTGAGAATACATCCACCGTGCAG CTCAATCACCGAATTCTTGCAACAACCACATTATTGTCTGTGGCTAGATTATGGCTGGCTGCAAGAAAAATAGACATGCATCCAGCAGTCAAGTCACTGATAGGGAGCACGCTTGGGATGGCTGCTCTTCAG GTTACGTTGGGCATATCGACACTCTTGATGTACGTCCCTACCTCGTTGGGCTCAGCGCACCAAGCTGGAGCATTAACTCTATTGTCACTGATGATTCTTCTCACTCATACATTAAGAAGGCCGTCACCAACTCTTCTTAAATCGTTTGCGGCTGCTGCGAAACCAAACTGA
- the LOC120677755 gene encoding cytochrome c oxidase assembly protein COX15-like isoform X2 yields MSTATAALNSTMANGAANSGLKLLVTKGPQAQKAIGIWLFGCAAWVFSLVILGGITRLTRSGLSMTDWKFTGEIPPVSNEAWLLGFEKYKQSPEYKRVNKGMSLEDFKFIYWMEYAHRMWGRALGFVFAGPFAYFIAKGYVTHQLGLRLSALFALGGAQGLIGWWMVKSGLEEPTSEYVQPRVSPYRLATHLTSAFVIYCGILWTALSVVMPDPPTGSMSWVDGAAKIRKLAIPVSAVVGITAISGAFVAGNDAGHAYNSFPKMGDTWIPEDVFSMEPFIRNFFENTSTVQLNHRILATTTLLSVARLWLAARKIDMHPAVKSLIGSTLGMAALQVTLGISTLLMYVPTSLGSAHQAGALTLLSLMILLTHTLRRPSPTLLKSFAAAAKPN; encoded by the exons ATGTCAACTGCCACAGCAGCATTGAATTCAACGATGGCCAATGGAGCAGCAAATTCTGGATTGAAGTTACTTGTTACAAAAGGGCCTCAAGCACAGAAGGCTATTGGGATATGGCTTTTTGGCTGTGCTGCCTGGGTGTTTAGCTTGGTCATACTCGGAGGAATAACTCGGCTTACACGTTCTGGTCTGTCAATGACTGATTGGAAGTTCACTGGGGAAATACCTCCAGTATCAAATGAGGCTTGGCTGCTGGGATTTGAGAAATACAAGCAGTCGCCTGAGTACAAGAG GGTGAACAAAGGAATGAGCCTTGAGGATTTTAAATTTATATACTGGATGGAGTACGCACACAGAATGTGGGGAAGAGCTTTAGGCTTTGTATTTGCGGGTCCTTTTGCGTACTTTATTGCAAAAGGGTATGTGACCCACCAACTTGGGCTCAGGCTGTCAGCTCTATTTGCACTTGGTGGTGCTCAAGGGTTGATTGGCTGGTGGATGGTGAAAAGTGGTCTTGAG GAACCAACATCTGAGTATGTTCAACCCAGGGTTAGCCCTTACAGGTTGGCAACTCATCTAACATCTGCGTTTGTTATATACTGTGGTATATTGTGGACTGCTTTGTCAGTAGTGATGCCAGATCCTCCAACAGGATCAATGAGTTGGGTAGATGGCGCAGCAAAAATTAGGAAGTTGGCTATTCCTGTCAGTGCTGTCGTAGGCATTACTGCCATATCTGGAGCATTTGTTGCAGGCAATGATGCA GGGCACGCATACAATTCATTCCCAAAGATGGGTGACACTTGGATTCCCGAAGATGTATTTAGTATGGAGCCTTTCATACGCAATTTTTTTGAGAATACATCCACCGTGCAG CTCAATCACCGAATTCTTGCAACAACCACATTATTGTCTGTGGCTAGATTATGGCTGGCTGCAAGAAAAATAGACATGCATCCAGCAGTCAAGTCACTGATAGGGAGCACGCTTGGGATGGCTGCTCTTCAG GTTACGTTGGGCATATCGACACTCTTGATGTACGTCCCTACCTCGTTGGGCTCAGCGCACCAAGCTGGAGCATTAACTCTATTGTCACTGATGATTCTTCTCACTCATACATTAAGAAGGCCGTCACCAACTCTTCTTAAATCGTTTGCGGCTGCTGCGAAACCAAACTGA
- the LOC120677754 gene encoding probable galactinol--sucrose galactosyltransferase 1 gives MTVGAGIAVQDGSLVALGAKILREVRGNVHVTPAAGGGLANGAFLGVRSAPAGSRTVFPVGKLRDQRFMCTFRFKMWWMTQRMGSSGRDIPFETQFLIVEGTDGPQLTNDSTEQPVVYTVFLPILEGSFRAVLQGNADDELEICLESGDPDVESFEGTHLVFVSAGSDPFEVITNSIKAVERHLQTFSHREKKKMPDILNWFGWCTWDAFYTNVTAEGVKEGLQSFQKGGVSPKFVIIDDGWQSVAMDPVGIACLADNSANFANRLTHIKENHKFQKNGKEGHREDDPAKGLAHIINAIKGKHELKYVYVWHAITGYWGGVRPGVVGMEHYESKMQHPVSSPGVQKNEPCDALNSITTNGLGLVNPEKVFSFYNELHSYLASAGVDGVKVDVQNILETLGAGHGGRVLLSRKYQQALEASIARNFPDNGIISCMSHNTDNLYSSKRSAVVRASDDFWPRDPASHTIHIASVAYNTVFLGEFMQPDWDMFHSVHPMAEYHAAARAVGGCAIYVSDKPGSHDFNLLKKLVLPDGSILRAKLPGRPTRDCLFSDPARDGKSILKIWNLNEHSGVIGAFNCQGAGWCRVGKKNLVHDEQPGTVTGVIRARDVDYLAKVADQSWDGDVIVYSHVGGEVVYLPKNASLPVTLRSREYEVFTVVPVKHLPSGASFAPIGLTGMFNSGGAVRELGFGEDVGVELKVRGSGTVAAYSSTKPKSVAVDSMVVDFSYDDACGLVTFELGLPKQELYLWTVSVEY, from the exons ATGACGGTGGGCGCCGGGATCGCGGTCCAGGACGGGAGCCTCGTGGcgctgggggccaagatcctGCGGGAGGTGCGCGGCAATGTGCACgtcacgccggccgccgggggcggCCTCGCCAACGGCGCCTTCCTCGGCGTGCGGTCCGCGCCCGCCGGCAGCCGCACCGTCTTCCCCGTCGGGAAGCTCCG GGACCAACGGTTCATGTGCACTTTCCGGTTCAAGATGTGGTGGATGACGCAGAGGATGGGCTCGTCAGGCCGTGACATCCCCTTCGAGACACAGTTCTTGATCGTCGAGGGCACTGATGGACCGCAGCTCACCAACGATAGCACCGAGCAACCTGTGGTGTACACTGTCTTCCTTCCGATATTGGAGGGGTCATTCCGTGCTGTTCTTCAGGGGAACGCTGATGATGAGCTGGAGATCTGCTTGGAGAGTG GTGATCCAGATGTGGAATCCTTTGAAGGCACCCATCTAGTTTTCGTCAGTGCTGGATCGGATCCATTTGAAGTGATCACAAATTCAATAAA AGCTGTTGAGAGGCACTTGCAGACGTTTTCTcacagggaaaagaaaaag ATGCCAGACATTCTAAACTGGTTTGGTTGGTGCACATGGGATGCATTTTACACCAATGTTACTGCTGAAGGAGTGAAGGAGGGATTACAGAG cTTTCAAAAAGGTGGAGTTTCTCCTAAGTTTGTCATAATTGACGATGGATGGCAATCGGTCGCTATGGATCCTGTGGGAATTGCGTGCTTAGCTGATAACTCAGCCAA CTTTGCAAACAGGTTGACTCATATTAAGGAGAACCACAAGTTTCAGAAAAATGGGAAGGAGGGTCACAGGGAAGATGATCCAGCAAAAGGCCTCGCGCATATCATCAATGCAATTAAAGGAAAACATGAGCTGAA GTACGTGTATGTATGGCATGCGATTACTGGATACTGGGGTGGAGTCAGGCCAGGTGTTGTTGGAATGGAGCACTATGAATCGAAGATGCAGCACCCTGTGTCATCTCCAGGAGTTCAGAAAAACGAACCCTGTGATGCTTTGAACAGTATAACAACTAATGGACTGGGCCTTGTGAACCCTGAAAAAGTATTCAGTTTCTACAATGAGCTCCATTCTTATCTTGCATCTGCTGGGGTCGATGGAGTTAAGGTGGACGTGCAGAACATCCTTGAGACACTAGGTGCTGGCCATGGGGGAAGGGTACTTCTGTCTAGAAAGTATCAACAGGCTTTGGAAGCTTCCATCGCTAGGAACTTCCCTGACAATGGCATCATATCATGCATGAGCCACAACACAGACAACTTATATAG TTCAAAAAGGAGCGCAGTTGTGAGAGCTTCTGATGATTTCTGGCCGAGAGACCCGGCTTCCCATACTATACACATTGCATCTGTCGCCTATAACACTGTTTTTCTTGGAGAATTCATGCAGCCTGATTGGGACATGTTCCAT AGTGTTCACCCTATGGCTGAATACCACGCTGCAGCCCGAGCAGTTGGCGGTTGTGCCATATACGTCAG TGACAAGCCTGGAAGCCATGACTTCAATTTGCTGAAGAAGCTTGTGCTTCCTGATGGATCAATCCTGCGTGCCAAACTCCCCGGGAGACCAACCAGAGACTGCCTGTTCTCTGATCCTGCCAGAGACGGCAAAAG CATCCTCAAGATCTGGAACCTTAATGAACACTCTGGTGTCATTGGTGCCTTCAACTGCCAAGGTGCCGGCTGGTGCCGGGTAGGGAAGAAGAACCTTGTTCATGATGAGCAGCCCGGAACTGTCACCGGTGTCATCCGGGCACGGGATGTGGACTACCTTGCAAAGGTTGCTGATCAAAGCTGGGATGGCGACGTGATCGTTTATTCGCACGTAGGAG GAGAGGTGGTCTACCTGCCGAAGAACGCCTCCTTGCCCGTGACGCTGAGATCACGCGAGTACGAGGTGTTCACCGTCGTCCCTGTGAAACACCTGCcgagtggcgcctcctttgcgCCGATCGGCCTGACCGGAATGTTCAACTCCGGCGGCGCGGTGAGGGAGCTGGGATTCGGCGAAGACGTAGGCGTCGAGCTCAAAGTGCGGGGCTCGGGCACGGTGGCAGCTTACTCGTCAacaaagccgaagagtgtaGCCGTCGATTCCATGGTGGTTGATTTCTCGTACGACGATGCCTGTGGTCTGGTCACCTTTGAGCTCGGCCTCCCCAAGCAAGAACTGTACCTGTGGACCGTTTCGGTAGAGTACTGA
- the LOC120678216 gene encoding uncharacterized protein LOC120678216 gives MFGVRCTFWSLGDSLKPGGLVKSFVVSAFCFSLFHKPNGHPDISKRHYFFSNIADNLLKDYNEADQQILSRAFTKSSKARPLHHSNMLFFPTCFQDHWFVFIVDIKDRKYVILDSFNKQNDEFQEIVRDRLVSILCCYYLFYFSLDITYDFHIYLLMIFLSFFTKRSSFEHHWDKYMQVNMCFDEYEFVYPVVPEQPLDNKYVY, from the exons ATGTTTGGAGTAAGATGCACATTTTGGTCTCTTGGTGATTCATTGAAGCCCGGAGGTTTGGTCAAGTCATTTGTTGTTTCTGCTTTCTGCTTCAGTTTGTTTCACAAGCCCAATGGTCATCCTGACATATCAAAGAGGCATTACTTCTTCTCAAACATTGCT GATAACTTGTTAAAGGACTATAATGAAGCAGATCAACAAATCTTGTCTCGTGCCTTTACTAAATCTTCCAAAGCTAGACCTCTTCATCACTCAAACATg TTGTTCTTTCCAACATGCTTTCAAGACCATTGGTTTGTATTCATAGTCGATATAAAGGACAGAAAGTATGTAATTCTTGATTCATTCAACAAGCAAAATGATGAATTCCAAGAAATTGTTCGTGACAGATTGGTTAGTATTCTTTGTTGctattatcttttttatttttctctcgaTATCACTTATGATTTTCACATATACCTTTTAATgatatttctttctttctttacaAAGAGATCCTCCTTTGAGCATCATTGGGACAAGTACATGCAAGTTAACATGTGTTTTGATGAATATGAATTTGTATACCCTGTTGTCCCCGAACAACCTCTTGATAACAA ATATGTATACTGA